In Nostoc sp. CENA543, a single genomic region encodes these proteins:
- a CDS encoding uracil-DNA glycosylase family protein, with the protein MSSEIQLSLFDEQPSFNQKELIPTDAKIPVPPGTYANMTELAQHCNNCHRCELGNTRTHAVVGRGNLKAPIMIIGEAPGQNEDETGLPFVGRSGQLLEKILESVDLNTENDVYIGNINKCRPPNNRVPTPEEMAACLPYLLEQIRLVDPKIILLTGATAVKGITGDKRGITKIRGQWIEWEGRLCMPIFHPSYLLRNPSKEKGSPKWLMWQDIQAVRAKYDEIRQNA; encoded by the coding sequence ATGAGTAGCGAAATCCAACTCAGCCTTTTTGACGAACAACCTAGTTTTAACCAAAAAGAGCTGATTCCCACAGATGCTAAAATCCCTGTTCCACCTGGAACTTATGCCAATATGACTGAATTGGCACAGCATTGCAATAATTGCCATCGCTGTGAATTAGGTAACACCCGTACCCATGCTGTAGTCGGAAGGGGTAACTTAAAAGCTCCAATTATGATTATTGGTGAAGCACCAGGACAAAACGAAGACGAAACAGGTTTACCCTTTGTGGGTCGTTCAGGACAGTTGCTAGAAAAAATACTGGAATCGGTAGATTTAAATACTGAAAATGATGTCTACATCGGCAACATCAATAAGTGTAGACCACCAAATAATCGAGTGCCGACACCAGAAGAAATGGCAGCTTGTCTACCGTATTTATTAGAACAAATTCGCCTCGTTGACCCGAAAATTATTTTGTTAACAGGCGCAACAGCAGTAAAAGGTATAACTGGTGATAAGCGGGGAATTACTAAGATTCGTGGTCAGTGGATAGAGTGGGAAGGGCGTTTATGTATGCCGATTTTTCACCCATCCTACTTACTCCGCAACCCTTCTAAAGAAAAGGGTAGTCCTAAATGGTTGATGTGGCAGGATATACAAGCTGTGCGTGCCAAATACGATGAAATTCGGCAAAATGCTTAA
- the moaA gene encoding GTP 3',8-cyclase MoaA translates to MNQVDYLRISLIDRCNFRCSYCMPEGSELDYILQQQLLTDEELLTLIEEVFIPVGFTRFRLTGGEPLLRPRVVDLVRAIASFPQTQDLAMTTNGFLLAPIAQSLYDAGLSRINISLDSLDPDIFHQIIGIHGRSRWQKVWDGIQAAYRVGFNPLKLNVVVIPGVNDHEILDLAALTIDKQWHIRFIEFMPIGNGQLFSDRGWVSSAELRQQIRDHWGLTESQVCGAGPADVFQIPGAKGTLGFISQMSECFCDRCNRMRLSADGWLRPCLLNETGQLDLKTALRSGVSIHQLQEQVRNLLAIKPEINFKGRDSGVKGAYSRTMSQIGG, encoded by the coding sequence ATGAACCAGGTAGACTACCTCCGCATTAGTTTAATAGATCGCTGCAATTTTCGTTGTTCGTACTGTATGCCAGAGGGGTCAGAGTTAGACTATATCCTTCAGCAGCAGCTACTTACCGATGAAGAATTGCTGACTTTAATTGAAGAAGTATTTATTCCCGTTGGTTTTACGCGCTTTCGCCTGACAGGGGGAGAGCCTTTGTTGCGTCCCCGTGTGGTTGATTTAGTAAGAGCGATCGCATCTTTTCCCCAAACTCAAGATTTAGCTATGACTACCAACGGGTTTTTACTCGCTCCCATTGCTCAAAGCCTCTATGACGCAGGCTTGAGCAGGATAAATATTAGTTTAGATTCTCTTGACCCTGATATTTTTCATCAAATAATTGGTATTCATGGGCGTTCTCGTTGGCAAAAAGTTTGGGATGGAATTCAAGCAGCTTATAGAGTTGGTTTTAACCCTTTGAAATTAAATGTCGTGGTAATTCCTGGGGTGAATGACCATGAAATTTTAGATTTAGCCGCTTTAACCATTGACAAACAATGGCACATTCGATTTATTGAGTTTATGCCGATTGGCAACGGACAATTATTTAGCGATCGCGGTTGGGTTTCATCGGCTGAATTACGCCAACAAATCCGCGATCACTGGGGCTTGACAGAATCTCAAGTTTGTGGTGCAGGCCCTGCGGATGTATTTCAAATTCCTGGGGCGAAAGGGACGCTAGGATTTATTAGTCAAATGTCGGAATGTTTTTGCGATCGCTGTAATCGGATGCGCTTGAGTGCAGACGGTTGGCTCAGACCATGTTTATTAAATGAAACAGGTCAACTCGACCTCAAAACAGCTTTGCGTTCTGGTGTCAGCATCCATCAGTTACAAGAACAGGTCAGAAATTTGTTGGCAATCAAGCCAGAAATTAATTTCAAAGGACGCGACTCTGGGGTTAAGGGTGCTTACAGTCGTACCATGTCGCAAATTGGCGGATAG
- the dxs gene encoding 1-deoxy-D-xylulose-5-phosphate synthase, translating to MHLSEITHPNQLHGLSIRQLQQIARQIRDKHLQTVAATGGHLGPGLGVVELTLGLYQTLDLDRDKVIWDVGHQAYPHKLITGRYSDFHTLRQKDGVAGYLKRCENKFDHFGAGHASTSISAALGMALARDMNGEKFKVAAVIGDGALTGGMALEAINHAGHLPKTNLLVVLNDNEMSISPNVGAIPRYLNKMRLSPPVQFIKDNFEEQFKHIPFVGESLSPELGRIKEGMKRLAVPKVGAVFEELGFTYMGPVDGHNLEELIATFQQAHQIAGPVLVHVVTVKGKGYEIAEKDQVGYHAQNPFNLTTGKAIPSSKPKPPAYAKVFSHTLVKLAEQNPKIIGITAAMATGTGLDKLQAKLPNQYIDVGIAEQHAVTLAAGLACEGMRPIAAIYSTFLQRAYDQIVHDVCIQNLPVFFCLDRAGIVGADGPTHQGMYDIAYLRCIPNMVLMAPKDEAELQRMIVTGINHTSSPIAMRFPRGNGYGVPLMEEGWEPLEIGKGEILRNGDDVLIVGYGTMVYPSMQAAEILSEHGIEATVINARFVKPLDTELIVPLAKKIGRVVTLEEGCVMGGFGSAVAEALLDADVVVPVKRIGIPDVLVEHATPEESKAELGLTSRQIAERVLQAFFEQKVSAVV from the coding sequence ATGCACCTGAGTGAAATTACCCATCCCAATCAGTTGCACGGTTTATCTATCCGGCAATTACAACAGATTGCGCGTCAAATCCGTGATAAGCACCTGCAAACAGTAGCGGCAACTGGTGGACATCTAGGGCCTGGTTTGGGTGTTGTAGAGTTAACTTTAGGACTTTACCAAACTCTAGACCTAGATCGCGATAAAGTTATTTGGGATGTCGGACACCAGGCTTATCCCCACAAACTCATTACAGGACGTTACAGTGACTTCCACACCCTCAGACAAAAAGATGGCGTAGCTGGTTATCTCAAGCGGTGTGAAAATAAATTTGACCATTTTGGGGCGGGTCATGCTTCCACCAGTATCTCAGCTGCCTTGGGTATGGCTTTGGCACGAGATATGAATGGTGAAAAATTTAAGGTTGCTGCTGTCATTGGTGATGGTGCTTTAACTGGTGGTATGGCTTTAGAAGCCATTAACCACGCTGGACATTTGCCCAAAACTAACCTGTTAGTCGTTCTCAACGACAATGAAATGTCCATTTCTCCCAATGTCGGGGCAATTCCTCGTTATCTCAATAAAATGCGCCTCAGTCCACCGGTGCAGTTCATCAAAGATAACTTTGAAGAACAATTCAAACACATTCCTTTTGTGGGCGAATCTCTCTCCCCTGAACTCGGACGCATCAAAGAAGGGATGAAGCGTTTGGCTGTTCCCAAAGTAGGGGCAGTTTTTGAAGAACTAGGCTTTACCTACATGGGGCCAGTAGATGGACATAATTTAGAAGAATTAATCGCCACCTTCCAACAAGCACATCAAATTGCTGGGCCTGTGCTAGTTCATGTGGTAACAGTCAAGGGTAAGGGCTATGAAATCGCAGAGAAAGACCAAGTAGGCTACCATGCCCAAAATCCCTTTAACTTGACAACAGGAAAAGCTATTCCTTCCAGTAAGCCCAAACCTCCCGCCTATGCTAAAGTCTTTTCTCACACCCTTGTCAAATTAGCCGAACAAAATCCCAAAATTATCGGTATTACGGCGGCGATGGCGACGGGAACAGGCTTAGACAAACTGCAAGCTAAATTACCCAATCAGTATATTGATGTGGGTATTGCTGAACAACACGCTGTTACTCTGGCGGCTGGTTTGGCTTGTGAAGGTATGCGTCCTATAGCGGCAATTTACTCTACCTTCCTACAACGGGCTTATGACCAAATCGTTCATGATGTCTGTATTCAAAACTTGCCAGTCTTCTTCTGTCTAGATAGGGCGGGGATTGTAGGTGCTGATGGCCCTACTCACCAAGGTATGTATGACATTGCTTATTTGCGTTGTATTCCCAATATGGTGCTGATGGCTCCGAAAGATGAGGCCGAACTGCAACGCATGATCGTAACTGGAATTAACCATACCAGTAGCCCCATTGCGATGCGTTTCCCCAGAGGTAATGGTTATGGTGTACCTCTGATGGAAGAAGGCTGGGAACCTTTGGAAATCGGTAAAGGCGAAATTCTCCGCAATGGCGATGATGTGTTAATCGTTGGCTACGGCACAATGGTTTACCCCAGTATGCAGGCGGCGGAAATTCTCAGCGAACATGGGATTGAAGCGACTGTGATTAATGCCAGATTTGTGAAGCCTTTGGATACAGAATTGATTGTGCCTTTAGCTAAGAAGATTGGGCGCGTAGTGACTCTAGAAGAAGGTTGTGTCATGGGTGGCTTTGGTTCAGCAGTAGCAGAAGCCTTGCTAGATGCAGATGTAGTTGTACCTGTAAAACGTATCGGTATTCCCGATGTGTTGGTGGAACACGCTACACCTGAAGAATCTAAAGCAGAGTTGGGTTTAACTAGCCGTCAGATTGCAGAAAGAGTTTTGCAAGCTTTCTTTGAACAGAAAGTTTCTGCTGTTGTTTAG
- a CDS encoding S-layer homology domain-containing protein — protein sequence MRPWLSTFSLVLLLQSFPVIVQAQTTETNTGVTSEAIQQVVAAKLMTNSSDGNFYPERLISRAELATILVKAFKLDRREAAQQEKSIPVADVPSSHWAYRDIQIVLKTDVMKGYRGNLFFPNQRVTRAEGLAIFAQAYGVFQFGDDSVNEILAPYPDAKSIPSWARRAIATVVSEGFISTDAQNNISPLRPMNRGDIAYVLSKYLQRQQKQPETPEVPGVTNNPPTF from the coding sequence ATGCGCCCTTGGCTAAGTACATTTTCTTTAGTGCTGCTACTCCAAAGCTTCCCCGTAATTGTGCAAGCGCAAACGACGGAAACTAATACAGGAGTCACATCAGAAGCAATTCAACAAGTGGTTGCTGCTAAATTAATGACTAATTCATCCGATGGTAATTTTTATCCAGAAAGGTTGATTAGTCGTGCAGAATTAGCGACGATTTTAGTCAAAGCATTTAAGTTGGATAGACGAGAAGCTGCTCAACAAGAAAAATCAATTCCTGTGGCTGATGTTCCCTCTTCTCACTGGGCATATCGAGATATTCAAATAGTTTTGAAAACAGATGTGATGAAAGGTTATCGAGGGAATTTATTTTTCCCCAATCAACGAGTCACCAGGGCAGAGGGCTTGGCGATTTTTGCCCAAGCTTATGGAGTGTTTCAATTTGGGGATGATTCTGTCAATGAAATTCTTGCACCATATCCTGATGCTAAATCTATACCTAGTTGGGCAAGAAGAGCGATCGCCACAGTAGTCTCAGAAGGATTTATCAGCACAGATGCTCAAAATAATATATCCCCCTTAAGACCGATGAATCGCGGGGATATTGCTTATGTTTTGAGTAAATATTTGCAACGACAACAAAAACAACCAGAAACACCAGAAGTTCCTGGTGTTACCAACAATCCGCCCACTTTCTAG
- the rpiA gene encoding ribose-5-phosphate isomerase RpiA has protein sequence MGMTADPVTLMKQEVGKAAAALVKSGSIVGLGTGSTTAYTIQYLGDRLKSGELTDIVGIPTSFQSEVLAKQYGVPLTTLDAVNHIDIAIDGADEVDPKKNLIKGGGAAHTREKVVDYLANQFIVVVDSGKLVDRLGSVFAVPVEVIPMAITPVTNAIKELGGKPELRMGVKKAGPVITDQGNFVLDVRFDSIDDPVNLEKTLNNIPGVLENGIFVNCADVVLVGEVIDGKPVVRQL, from the coding sequence TTGGGCATGACAGCAGACCCCGTTACTTTGATGAAGCAAGAAGTTGGTAAAGCAGCAGCAGCTTTGGTGAAGTCAGGTTCAATTGTAGGCTTGGGTACCGGTTCAACTACAGCTTACACGATTCAATATTTGGGCGATCGCCTGAAATCTGGTGAACTCACAGATATTGTGGGTATCCCTACTTCGTTTCAGTCTGAGGTGTTGGCGAAACAATATGGTGTTCCTCTCACCACTCTCGACGCTGTTAACCATATTGATATTGCCATTGATGGGGCTGATGAGGTTGACCCCAAGAAAAACTTGATTAAAGGTGGTGGTGCTGCCCACACCCGTGAGAAAGTGGTTGATTACTTGGCGAATCAATTTATTGTTGTGGTAGATAGTGGCAAATTAGTAGACCGTTTAGGTTCTGTGTTTGCTGTCCCAGTGGAAGTGATTCCAATGGCAATTACGCCTGTCACCAATGCAATTAAGGAACTTGGCGGCAAACCAGAACTACGTATGGGTGTAAAGAAAGCCGGCCCAGTCATCACTGACCAAGGTAACTTTGTCTTAGATGTCAGATTTGACTCTATTGACGACCCAGTTAACCTAGAAAAAACTCTCAACAACATCCCTGGTGTTCTCGAAAACGGTATCTTCGTCAACTGTGCTGATGTGGTTTTAGTCGGCGAAGTTATCGACGGTAAACCAGTAGTGCGGCAGCTTTAA
- a CDS encoding lipopolysaccharide assembly protein LapB translates to MKYLFTIWVLVLSLLFSNSAIAQTKQPYTLIPGLGTYHHPVSTQNPEAQKFFDQGLNLVYGFNHDEAVRSFQRAAELDPQMAMAYWGIALALGPNINSVVTKEKEQAAYQAIQKATELAVQASIPERDYIQALAKRYSANPNADLHPLDVEYAQAMASLFQRYPDDVDAATLYAESLMDLHPWQLWTHDGQPQPGTNKIVAVLEYVLQKNPHHPGANHYYIHAVEASLHPERALESANRLETLVPAAGHLVHMPGHIYFRVGDYAGAMRVNELAIAQDVPYICHNQVKGIYPQLYLTHNIHFLMVASSMAGKHQEALQAADQLVSHISAIDPHLPMLEGFFGQKLLIQARFGDWDEILQTPQPDAALPTTNALWHFTRGLAYAAKNQPGNAAVESRALLAASQTMPAAATIGFTPASRILDIAQKLLDAKIAESRNDFDNAIATLQQAVVAEDNLDYVEPPDWYFPTREALGGVLLAKGDYAAAESTFRADLTKYPHNGRSLSGLQASLQAQGIND, encoded by the coding sequence ATGAAATACTTATTTACAATTTGGGTACTTGTACTATCTTTATTATTTTCTAATTCCGCGATCGCCCAAACCAAACAACCCTATACTTTAATCCCAGGGCTGGGAACATATCACCATCCAGTTTCTACCCAAAACCCGGAAGCACAAAAGTTTTTCGACCAGGGTTTAAATCTTGTTTACGGCTTCAATCATGATGAGGCTGTGCGTTCTTTTCAACGTGCGGCTGAACTCGACCCGCAAATGGCAATGGCTTATTGGGGAATTGCGCTAGCTCTTGGCCCTAATATTAACTCAGTAGTCACCAAGGAAAAAGAACAAGCCGCTTATCAAGCTATTCAAAAAGCTACCGAATTGGCTGTGCAAGCATCAATTCCCGAACGAGATTATATTCAGGCTTTAGCAAAACGTTATTCCGCAAATCCCAATGCAGATTTACATCCCTTAGATGTAGAGTATGCCCAAGCAATGGCAAGTCTATTTCAACGCTATCCTGATGACGTAGACGCAGCCACCTTATATGCTGAGAGCCTCATGGATTTACATCCTTGGCAACTGTGGACACATGACGGTCAACCACAGCCAGGGACAAACAAAATTGTGGCTGTTTTAGAATATGTCCTGCAAAAAAATCCTCATCATCCTGGTGCAAATCACTATTATATTCATGCCGTAGAAGCCTCATTGCATCCAGAACGCGCCCTAGAAAGTGCCAACCGGTTAGAGACTTTAGTCCCTGCGGCTGGACACTTAGTACATATGCCAGGCCATATTTATTTTCGCGTTGGAGATTATGCCGGAGCCATGCGAGTCAATGAGTTGGCGATCGCTCAAGATGTACCCTACATCTGTCACAATCAAGTCAAAGGCATTTATCCTCAGCTATATCTCACCCATAATATACATTTTCTGATGGTCGCCAGCAGTATGGCAGGCAAACATCAAGAAGCCTTGCAAGCGGCAGATCAATTAGTTAGCCATATTAGTGCTATCGACCCTCATTTGCCCATGCTAGAGGGATTTTTCGGGCAGAAATTATTAATACAAGCCCGCTTTGGCGATTGGGATGAAATTTTACAAACTCCTCAACCTGATGCCGCACTTCCCACTACTAACGCACTGTGGCACTTTACGCGTGGTTTAGCCTACGCAGCTAAAAACCAGCCAGGAAATGCAGCAGTAGAAAGCCGTGCTTTACTAGCCGCGAGTCAGACCATGCCAGCCGCAGCAACTATTGGTTTTACACCAGCCAGTCGCATTTTAGACATTGCCCAAAAATTGTTAGATGCCAAAATTGCCGAATCTAGGAATGATTTCGATAATGCGATCGCCACATTACAACAAGCAGTAGTAGCAGAAGATAACCTAGACTACGTAGAACCACCAGACTGGTACTTCCCCACACGGGAAGCACTAGGCGGTGTGCTTTTAGCTAAAGGTGATTATGCCGCAGCAGAGTCAACATTTCGGGCTGATTTAACTAAATATCCCCATAACGGCCGTTCTTTATCTGGTTTACAAGCCAGCTTGCAGGCACAGGGGATTAATGATTAG
- a CDS encoding DUF6671 family protein yields the protein MSRVQELFSDRTAVIATMHHKEQVIAPLLEQELGVKTIVPQNFDTDIFGTFTREVKRLVTQIATAKLKAEKALEITGEKLAIASEGSFHPHPALPYLSANREIVILLDKINNLEIIGEEFSLETNFNHQVINSLTEAYEFAEKIGFPQHGLVLMYENSISPQSEIIKGINTKAKLTELVELALTSAPEKTVHLETDMRALYNPTRMNNIAKATQNLLHKINSCCPQCQTPGFAITERIPGLPCEICHTPTTLIYKVLYECHQCGFTEEKLFPHGDKFADPAQCMYCNP from the coding sequence ATGAGTAGAGTTCAGGAATTATTTAGCGATCGCACGGCTGTGATTGCTACCATGCACCATAAAGAACAAGTAATTGCACCGCTATTAGAACAGGAATTAGGCGTTAAAACTATAGTACCCCAGAATTTTGATACAGATATTTTCGGCACATTTACTAGAGAAGTTAAACGTCTGGTAACACAAATCGCAACCGCTAAATTAAAAGCCGAAAAAGCCTTAGAAATTACTGGAGAAAAATTAGCGATCGCCAGTGAAGGTAGTTTTCATCCTCATCCTGCATTACCTTATCTTTCTGCTAATCGAGAAATAGTTATTTTATTAGATAAAATCAATAATTTAGAAATTATCGGTGAAGAATTTTCTCTAGAGACAAACTTTAATCATCAGGTAATTAATTCCCTTACAGAAGCATACGAATTTGCTGAAAAAATAGGGTTTCCTCAACATGGTCTAGTGCTAATGTATGAAAATTCTATTTCCCCCCAGAGTGAAATCATCAAAGGGATTAATACAAAAGCCAAGTTAACAGAATTAGTAGAATTAGCTTTGACAAGCGCACCGGAAAAAACAGTTCACTTAGAAACTGATATGCGCGCGCTTTACAACCCTACGCGCATGAATAATATTGCTAAAGCTACACAAAACTTACTTCATAAAATCAATAGCTGTTGTCCTCAATGTCAAACACCTGGATTTGCAATTACAGAACGCATTCCAGGATTACCTTGTGAAATTTGCCATACACCAACAACACTAATTTATAAAGTTCTATACGAATGTCATCAATGCGGCTTTACAGAGGAAAAGTTATTTCCTCACGGAGATAAATTTGCCGATCCAGCCCAGTGTATGTATTGCAATCCTTAA
- the hemJ gene encoding protoporphyrinogen oxidase HemJ → MAYSWFKAFHIIGIVVWFAGLFYLVRLFIYHVEANQEPEPARTILKNQYQIMEKRLYNIITTPGMLVTVAMAIGLLSTEPEVLKQGWLHFKLLCVALLLVYHHYCGRLMKKLAADECRWSSQQLRALNEAPTVMLVVIVMLAVFKNNLPTDLTAWLIFGLVIFMAVTIQLYARKRRLDKEKLTAQIPQIPQEQS, encoded by the coding sequence ATGGCATATTCCTGGTTTAAAGCATTTCATATTATTGGGATTGTGGTTTGGTTTGCGGGGTTGTTTTATTTGGTAAGGTTATTTATTTATCACGTAGAAGCTAACCAAGAACCAGAACCAGCACGGACGATACTGAAAAATCAGTATCAAATTATGGAAAAACGCCTCTACAACATCATTACGACCCCAGGAATGCTGGTGACGGTAGCAATGGCTATCGGTTTGCTGAGTACAGAACCAGAGGTTTTAAAACAAGGTTGGTTACACTTCAAGCTGCTGTGTGTCGCTTTGTTATTGGTTTATCACCACTACTGCGGTAGATTAATGAAGAAATTAGCCGCCGATGAATGTCGCTGGAGTAGTCAACAGTTACGGGCTTTGAATGAAGCACCCACAGTCATGTTAGTAGTGATCGTAATGCTGGCTGTGTTTAAGAATAATCTTCCCACTGACCTCACAGCATGGCTGATTTTCGGCCTGGTTATTTTCATGGCGGTGACTATTCAGCTATACGCGAGAAAACGCAGATTAGATAAAGAGAAACTCACAGCCCAAATTCCACAAATTCCTCAAGAACAAAGTTAG
- a CDS encoding tetratricopeptide repeat protein, producing the protein MSMNDPARSDNSAWNRQVYHRLKLALSLGLRRQIFLAVCDDLHLRNQVAARLHSTLAYPVGQILYQPGDGKETTSTPAYPRLVTLRLNLHEPNPIEQINQWLRNYPPPIVGGSKDTPGKPLPIPTFQLVGVEQLTKQSVASQRLFLHYLRLSEQYFFAQESNRFLESSVLLWLSRPWLAAIQQSAPQFWRWRTGVFVFAGEPTPTTQNKSHPERFTNSRGLPLGNTEQSMLEDAGRDTEVAIPTETEFEYRETLELPITAKDEYSNFKHESSAADTHLFTNQRQQPESVAKSSQVDNLSLLSLTHVSQELIKLVLATNDHVTTLFGEDEWQPQELLREIEKLHSQKAVGEVLAAAYHQLGDLYRLHIEQGQSTLENIMVAIIAYQQAIAYDEQSPQLPDTFNDLGTLYWMLYRTPTYVQTGKTYIEQGIEYYNSALKIISPQTHPETYARVQNNLGTAYGDLARFGSPAENWQQAVVAYTEALRYRTVESDPLKYAACQNNLGTAYWHLAQYNQAVVNLKKAIAAYKQALAYYSPQAEPLKYGMIQNNIGTAYWNLAQYEQPGENLQLAIDVYGEALKYRTPANVPTACAATQNNLGTAYWHLANLAQTPKEAKQNLLQLCISAYEEAIALANSLGNAPLSFDLFATYNNLGLAHYQLVTDNTFIGDKSKRSQHLEAALTNHLQALNGLTKQPEAYQTSFSYVVRTIRAFHNELGIQGQNLALSKVPGHLLPEILPRL; encoded by the coding sequence ATGAGCATGAATGATCCCGCCCGTTCCGATAATTCTGCTTGGAATCGGCAAGTATATCACCGCCTAAAACTTGCCCTCAGCCTTGGTTTACGGCGACAAATCTTTTTAGCAGTATGTGATGATTTGCACTTGAGGAATCAAGTAGCGGCTCGTTTACATTCAACTTTGGCTTATCCTGTGGGACAAATCTTATATCAGCCAGGTGATGGAAAGGAAACGACTAGTACACCGGCTTATCCTCGATTAGTAACATTGCGGTTAAATTTGCACGAGCCGAATCCCATCGAACAAATTAATCAATGGTTAAGGAATTATCCACCCCCTATAGTGGGTGGTTCTAAAGATACTCCTGGAAAACCTCTTCCCATCCCAACATTTCAGCTTGTTGGTGTGGAACAGTTGACAAAACAATCGGTAGCAAGTCAACGATTATTTTTGCATTATTTACGTTTAAGCGAACAATATTTTTTTGCTCAAGAATCGAATCGGTTTCTAGAATCTAGTGTACTGTTATGGTTATCGCGTCCTTGGTTGGCGGCTATTCAGCAGTCAGCACCACAGTTTTGGCGTTGGCGGACTGGTGTGTTTGTTTTTGCTGGAGAACCCACACCGACAACACAAAATAAATCGCATCCCGAACGTTTTACTAATTCTAGGGGTTTGCCACTAGGCAATACTGAGCAATCAATGTTAGAAGATGCAGGTAGAGATACAGAAGTAGCAATTCCGACTGAAACTGAGTTTGAGTATAGAGAAACTCTGGAATTACCCATAACAGCAAAAGATGAGTATTCCAACTTCAAGCATGAGTCTTCAGCCGCAGACACTCACTTATTCACTAATCAACGACAACAACCGGAAAGTGTTGCTAAATCTAGTCAGGTTGATAACTTATCATTGTTGTCGTTGACTCATGTTAGCCAAGAGTTAATCAAATTAGTTTTAGCCACCAATGATCATGTCACAACTCTATTCGGGGAAGACGAGTGGCAACCACAAGAACTGCTACGGGAAATTGAGAAATTACACTCACAAAAAGCTGTTGGTGAAGTTTTAGCGGCTGCTTATCATCAACTAGGTGATTTATATCGCTTGCATATAGAGCAGGGACAATCGACGTTAGAAAATATCATGGTGGCGATTATTGCTTATCAGCAGGCGATCGCCTACGATGAACAATCGCCACAATTGCCAGATACTTTCAATGATTTAGGCACACTCTATTGGATGTTGTACCGTACACCAACCTATGTACAAACAGGGAAAACCTACATAGAACAAGGAATTGAGTATTATAACTCGGCTCTAAAAATCATTTCTCCCCAAACCCATCCTGAGACTTATGCACGGGTGCAGAATAATTTGGGAACAGCCTACGGAGATTTAGCGCGGTTTGGTAGTCCGGCTGAGAATTGGCAACAGGCTGTTGTGGCTTACACTGAGGCTTTACGCTACAGAACTGTAGAATCAGATCCTTTAAAGTATGCCGCTTGTCAAAATAATTTAGGTACAGCTTACTGGCACTTAGCGCAATACAATCAAGCAGTCGTTAATTTGAAAAAAGCGATCGCAGCTTACAAACAAGCCTTAGCTTACTACAGTCCCCAAGCAGAACCCCTCAAATATGGGATGATTCAAAATAATATCGGTACGGCTTACTGGAATTTAGCGCAGTATGAACAACCAGGGGAAAATCTCCAGTTAGCGATCGATGTCTACGGTGAAGCTTTAAAATACCGGACTCCTGCTAATGTTCCTACTGCTTGCGCTGCCACACAAAATAATTTAGGCACAGCTTATTGGCACTTAGCAAACTTGGCGCAAACACCTAAAGAAGCTAAACAAAACTTACTACAACTGTGTATTAGTGCTTATGAAGAGGCCATTGCTTTGGCTAATTCTCTAGGTAACGCGCCTTTAAGTTTTGATTTATTTGCCACTTACAATAACCTGGGACTTGCCCATTACCAGTTAGTTACAGATAATACTTTTATTGGCGATAAGAGTAAGCGATCGCAACATTTAGAAGCAGCATTAACAAATCATTTACAAGCTTTAAATGGTTTGACTAAACAACCTGAAGCCTATCAAACTTCTTTCTCTTACGTAGTAAGAACAATCCGTGCTTTCCACAATGAATTAGGAATTCAAGGACAAAATTTGGCTTTATCTAAAGTCCCTGGGCATTTACTACCAGAAATTTTACCAAGGCTTTAA
- the psb34 gene encoding photosystem II assembly protein Psb34 produces the protein MPYTNEEGGRLNNFAQEPKVYRAEPPTAAQKRNYVILGVAATILVGGLIFVAFSVSNLS, from the coding sequence ATGCCCTATACCAACGAAGAAGGCGGACGTTTGAATAATTTTGCCCAAGAACCAAAGGTTTATCGTGCTGAACCTCCGACAGCAGCACAAAAGCGCAACTATGTAATTTTAGGTGTTGCAGCGACAATCTTGGTTGGTGGTCTGATTTTCGTCGCTTTCTCTGTTTCTAATCTCAGCTAA